The following coding sequences lie in one Arachis stenosperma cultivar V10309 chromosome 5, arast.V10309.gnm1.PFL2, whole genome shotgun sequence genomic window:
- the LOC130981380 gene encoding bidirectional sugar transporter SWEET6b-like encodes MVSAALVRTVIGIIGNVISFGLFFSPAPTFYRIIKKKSVEEFKPDPYIATVLNCAFWVFYGLPFVHPHSVLVVTINSVGLVFEFVYLTIFYIYATNKGRRKVLLLLGLEAVFFAAVALITLLVLHGTHKRSLVVGVLCDIFNIMMYVSPLTIMAKVIKTKSVEYTPFWLSLTNFLNGVCWTIYALIHPFDIYVLVSNGIGALSGLIQLILYACYCSCNNGEKNGDGDDTVSTTVAKGNIEYHPHLLTNNSDDGHQTWTKSESAPLKIWASLTSPKATQFEVTLETLALLSGTGDRRFIADDHYHDRRTASESEPEHQDMVKTNQALMVPPQRTEEPHGEGTSGDHHYRRIPSDVRHTEGEEQPHSTDFMGLLHGHHGRLE; translated from the exons atggtgAGCGCTGCACTTGTTCGTACCGTTATCGGCATTATAG GGAATGTGATCTCTTTCGGCTTGTTTTTCTCCCCAGC GCCAACATTCTATCggataataaagaaaaagtccGTGGAAGAGTTCAAACCCGATCCATATATAGCAACGGTTCTAAACTGTGCGTTTTGGGTGTTCTATGGGCTTCCTTTCGTGCACCCTCACAGTGTTCTTGTGGTTACCATCAATAGCGTTGGCCTTGTCTTCGAGTTCGTCTATCTCACCATTTTTTACATTTATGCCACTAACAAAGGACGG AGGAAGGTACTGCTCCTTCTGGGATTAGAGGCTGTGTTCTTTGCCGCTGTTGCTCTTATAACGTTGCTGGTACTACATGGCACTCACAAAAGATCGTTAGTGGTTGGTGTACTGTGTGATATATTTAATATCATGATGTATGTCTCTCCTCTTACAATCATG GCAAAGGTTATAAAAACGAAGAGTGTGGAATATACGCCGTTTTGGCTATCTCTAACTAACTTCCTCAATGGAGTGTGCTGGACAATATACGCTCTCATCCATCCTTTTGATATTTACGTCCTG GTAAGTAATGGAATTGGAGCCTTGTCTGGACTGATTCAGCTGATACTATATGCTTGTTATTGTTCCTGTAATAATGGAGAGAAGAACGGTGATGGTGATGACACTGTGTCAACTACAGTGGCTAAGGGAAACATTGA gtaccacccccacctTCTCACTAATAACTCGGACGACGGCCACCAGACGTGGACTAAGTCGGAATCTGCCCCATTGAAGATTTGGGCCTCACTTACAAGCCCAAAGGCAACCCAATTTGAGGTAACCCTTGAAACATTGGCGTTGTTGTCAGGAACTGGGGATCGACGCTTTATAGCGGATGATCACTATCATGACAGACGCACAGCGTCTGAGTCAGAACCAGAACACCAAGACATGGTCAAAACCAATCAGGCCCTTATGGTACCTCCTCAAAGAACGGAAGAACCACATGGGGAAGGCACCTCAGGTGATCATCACTACAGAAGAATCCCCTCAGACGTTCGCCACACTGAAGGGGAAGAACAACCCCATTCTACCGATTTCATGGGATTACTACACGGACATCATGGCCGCCTTGAGTAA
- the LOC130983188 gene encoding bidirectional sugar transporter SWEET6b-like: MVSAAIARNVVGVIGNVISFGLFFSPAPTFYRIIKRKSVEEFKPDPYIATVLNCAFWVFYGLPFVHPHSILVLTINSIGLAFEFVYLTIFYIYATNKGRKKVAIYLVIEAIFFAVIALITLLALHGTRKRSLVVGILCDIFNVMMYVSPLTIMAKVIKTKSVEFMPFWLSLANFLNGVCWTTYALIHPFDLYVLISNSIGAVSGLVQLILYACYCSCKGDKDNDESGNGTKPDAAVQLSATSNGRIAV, encoded by the exons ATGGTAAGCGCTGCAATTGCTCGTAACGTCGTCGGTGTTATAG GCAACGTCATCTCTTTTGGATTGTTCTTCTCACCGGC ACCAACTTTCTATAGAATTATAAAGAGGAAGTCAGTGGAGGAGTTCAAACCTGATCCTTACATAGCAACGGTGCTAAACTGTGCGTTTTGGGTGTTTTATGGGCTTCCATTTGTTCACCCTCACAGTATTCTCGTTCTTACTATCAACAGCATTGGACTTGCCTTCGAATTTGTCTATCTTACCATATTTTACATTTATGCCACCAACAAAGGACGG AAGAAGGTAGCGATTTATCTTGTGATTGAGGCTATTTTCTTTGCCGTAATTGCTCTTATAACGTTGCTAGCACTGCATGGCACTCGCAAAAGGTCGTTAGTGGTTGGTATACTGTGTGATATATTCAATGTCATGATGTATGTCTCCCCTCTCACTATCATG GCGAAGGTTATAAAAACGAAGAGTGTGGAATTTATGCCATTCTGGCTCTCTCTCGCTAACTTCCTCAATGGCGTGTGCTGGACAACATATGCTCTCATCCACCCCTTCGATCTTTATGTCTTG ATAAGCAACAGTATTGGAGCAGTGTCTGGACTTGTTCAGCTGATATTATATGCTTGCTACTGCTCCTGCAAGGGAGACAAGGACAATGATGAGAGTGGCAATGGCACAAAACCAGACGCTGCGGTTCAGCTCTCTGCTACTTCAAATGGAAGGATTGCAGTTTAA